The Halomicronema hongdechloris C2206 genome includes a window with the following:
- a CDS encoding biotin--[acetyl-CoA-carboxylase] ligase, which produces MNQAQILKALEDHPDALGVIPSYRAVRPHLDVQIYDCLESTNHHLWQLLDQGATAGTVVIARRQWAGRGQWGRRWQSPEGGLYLSLLLEVEVPVQEQGMLTLASAWGLATALVKVGLPIQIKWPNDLVVMGRKLGGILTEIRRENHQIRYAVIGVGLNWANPVPDSGITLKTLLEQTGGAGLETLESLAALTLRGCFAGPAVLAGSGLG; this is translated from the coding sequence TTGAACCAAGCTCAGATCCTGAAGGCCCTGGAGGACCATCCTGACGCCTTGGGGGTAATTCCTTCCTATCGGGCAGTTCGGCCCCATTTAGATGTGCAAATCTACGACTGCCTAGAGTCTACCAATCACCATCTGTGGCAGTTACTAGACCAGGGAGCTACCGCTGGCACGGTAGTCATCGCCCGCCGCCAGTGGGCCGGTCGGGGGCAGTGGGGCCGCCGGTGGCAGTCCCCCGAGGGCGGCCTCTATCTGTCGCTCCTGTTGGAGGTGGAGGTGCCGGTACAGGAGCAGGGGATGTTGACCCTGGCCAGTGCCTGGGGCCTGGCCACCGCCTTGGTGAAGGTGGGCTTGCCCATTCAGATTAAATGGCCCAATGACCTGGTGGTGATGGGCCGTAAGCTGGGAGGCATTCTCACAGAAATCCGCCGGGAGAACCACCAAATTCGCTATGCCGTCATCGGGGTTGGCCTGAATTGGGCCAATCCGGTGCCTGACTCTGGGATTACCCTGAAGACCCTGCTAGAGCAGACAGGGGGGGCTGGCTTAGAGACCCTTGAGAGCTTGGCAGCACTGACCCTACGGGGGTGTTTTGCAGGGCCAGCAGTTCTGGCAGGATCGGGGCTCGGCTGA
- a CDS encoding M23 family metallopeptidase, with product MAHKVPDQRPNSPRLLQHTLGIVSGLSLLSSGAAVANPASTPVAGPQSATELLAPAPAAPSGSTASTDPGASASQKPSSPERVPASIPTETDAPADYGNVFIDSTDYSLGATESPDNPTLIFSERSSGCQVTVSQGQPLGTQCTGQASSSSAAGTTTQGNDGVRLGPVNISRQGVSVGNTTVISREAINRRIQPLNLLRRGQQSFVFPLSIPAPITSLFGWRVHPIFGDQRFHSGTDLAAPTGTPVLATQAGQVAVADAIGGYGLTVILRHGEGDLESRYAHLSRILVQPGEWIEQGDVVGLVGSTGNSTGPHLHFEMRQLTAQGWAVVDPSQVLQQSVAQLIDLIDNPLQALNRPADESSAESSASGPLPHRPAQPNAS from the coding sequence ATGGCCCATAAGGTACCCGATCAACGTCCTAACTCGCCGCGCCTCTTGCAGCACACTCTGGGCATCGTCAGTGGCCTCAGCTTACTCAGTAGCGGCGCGGCGGTAGCCAACCCTGCTTCCACGCCCGTTGCGGGGCCCCAATCGGCCACCGAACTGCTGGCACCCGCCCCTGCTGCCCCATCGGGATCGACGGCATCGACCGATCCAGGTGCCTCCGCATCCCAGAAACCGTCATCCCCAGAGCGGGTTCCGGCGTCGATTCCAACTGAAACCGATGCTCCAGCTGACTATGGCAACGTCTTTATCGACTCGACGGACTATAGCCTGGGCGCCACCGAGAGCCCTGACAACCCCACCTTGATCTTCTCCGAACGGTCCAGTGGCTGCCAGGTCACCGTTAGCCAAGGGCAACCCCTGGGAACCCAGTGCACCGGCCAGGCCTCGAGCTCATCGGCAGCTGGGACGACAACTCAGGGCAACGATGGCGTTCGCCTGGGCCCTGTCAACATCAGTCGTCAGGGGGTTAGCGTAGGCAACACCACTGTGATCAGCCGCGAGGCCATCAATCGTCGCATTCAGCCCCTAAATCTATTGCGCCGGGGACAGCAATCCTTCGTCTTTCCCCTCTCGATTCCAGCACCGATTACGTCCCTGTTTGGGTGGCGGGTGCACCCTATCTTCGGCGACCAGCGCTTTCACTCAGGCACCGATCTGGCAGCCCCCACAGGGACGCCAGTGCTAGCTACCCAGGCCGGGCAAGTGGCTGTGGCAGATGCCATCGGCGGCTATGGCCTCACCGTGATCCTGCGCCATGGCGAGGGCGACTTAGAGTCTCGATACGCCCACCTATCGCGCATTTTGGTGCAGCCAGGGGAATGGATCGAGCAGGGGGATGTGGTTGGCCTGGTGGGAAGCACCGGGAATTCCACCGGTCCCCACTTACACTTTGAGATGCGCCAACTCACAGCTCAGGGGTGGGCCGTTGTCGATCCGAGCCAGGTGCTGCAGCAGAGCGTCGCGCAATTGATCGACCTGATCGATAACCCGCTACAGGCGTTGAATCGTCCGGCCGACGAGTCTAGTGCCGAGTCCTCAGCTTCAGGTCCCTTGCCTCACCGTCCAGCCCAGCCGAATGCCAGCTAA
- a CDS encoding L,D-transpeptidase produces the protein MCIGGGETLEASYPVAVGRPGWETPTGQFRVFAMLENPGWTNPFTGDVTPPGNANPLGQRWIAFWTDGSNDIGFHGTPNRDSVGRAASHGCVRMYNEDIRELYAQVRLGTVVKVEP, from the coding sequence ATGTGTATCGGGGGGGGGGAGACCCTAGAGGCTAGCTATCCGGTGGCAGTAGGGCGACCCGGCTGGGAAACCCCGACTGGGCAATTTCGAGTGTTTGCCATGCTAGAGAACCCAGGCTGGACCAATCCCTTTACGGGGGACGTGACGCCGCCAGGTAACGCCAATCCCCTAGGGCAGCGCTGGATTGCCTTTTGGACCGATGGCAGCAATGACATCGGCTTCCACGGCACCCCCAACCGGGACTCCGTGGGCCGGGCCGCCTCCCATGGCTGTGTGCGCATGTATAACGAGGATATCCGCGAGTTATATGCGCAGGTGCGCTTGGGCACCGTGGTTAAGGTGGAACCCTAG
- a CDS encoding pentapeptide repeat-containing protein codes for MTEIDYLELIKQGAEPWNRWREDHPDDSPDLTAAYLFEADLREFNLARVNLDRACLIGANLQGANLQGANLDNAYGSKANVSHGNLHQANLSGADFSHAHFVQANLTQVEALGTNFSGATLTGACVQAWQVNAQTDLSGVHCDYVYWGAVPEKRQPSDRTFATDEFARWVRETFEPPVATSLPSPVDTNRPGPSQYPGPRWTLWAAGIGMVGLAIASLLVVILRPRPLADPLADLPSGEIDVSSLPCNEPAPGPLPNRPADYEYANGVEFYGSIENGAPADGRGTMVYPNGDRYDGEFQGGKRNGCGTFTFDSGRRYMGQFQDDDFQGIGIWMLEGGHYYIGQFQDNRCHGWGTFLFPDGSSTSGNWQDGRFVGDDTLSCDRGVPSDPKTTTPEG; via the coding sequence GTGACTGAGATCGACTATCTAGAGCTGATCAAGCAGGGGGCTGAGCCCTGGAATCGCTGGCGAGAGGACCATCCCGATGACAGTCCAGATCTGACGGCGGCCTATCTGTTTGAAGCCGATTTACGGGAGTTTAATTTGGCTCGGGTCAATCTCGACCGCGCCTGCCTGATCGGCGCCAATCTGCAGGGGGCCAATCTGCAGGGGGCCAATCTCGATAATGCCTATGGCAGCAAAGCCAATGTTAGCCATGGCAACTTGCATCAGGCGAATTTGAGCGGAGCCGATTTTAGCCATGCTCACTTTGTCCAAGCCAACTTGACCCAGGTGGAGGCCCTGGGGACGAATTTCTCTGGGGCGACGCTGACGGGAGCCTGTGTACAGGCGTGGCAAGTTAATGCTCAAACGGATCTCTCGGGAGTGCACTGCGACTATGTCTACTGGGGCGCCGTGCCCGAAAAGCGGCAGCCATCCGATCGGACCTTTGCGACGGATGAATTTGCCCGTTGGGTGCGGGAGACCTTTGAGCCACCAGTAGCGACTAGTCTACCCTCGCCGGTAGACACCAATCGCCCTGGGCCTAGTCAGTATCCTGGACCGCGATGGACGCTATGGGCGGCAGGAATCGGTATGGTGGGCCTTGCGATCGCATCCCTGCTCGTCGTCATCCTACGACCACGGCCACTGGCAGATCCGCTAGCGGATCTGCCCAGTGGTGAGATCGATGTGTCCTCATTGCCCTGTAATGAGCCAGCCCCAGGGCCATTGCCCAATCGCCCCGCCGATTACGAATATGCCAATGGCGTCGAATTCTATGGCTCCATCGAGAATGGTGCGCCTGCCGATGGCCGCGGCACCATGGTCTACCCCAACGGCGATCGCTACGATGGCGAATTTCAAGGGGGCAAACGCAACGGCTGTGGCACCTTCACCTTTGACAGTGGCCGTCGCTACATGGGCCAGTTCCAGGATGATGACTTTCAGGGCATTGGCATCTGGATGTTAGAGGGTGGCCACTACTACATCGGTCAATTTCAGGACAATCGCTGCCACGGTTGGGGAACTTTCCTATTCCCGGATGGGTCTTCCACCTCGGGAAATTGGCAAGATGGTCGCTTCGTCGGCGACGATACCTTATCATGCGATCGCGGCGTCCCTAGCGACCCCAAGACCACCACACCTGAGGGGTGA